Proteins found in one Zea mays cultivar B73 chromosome 1, Zm-B73-REFERENCE-NAM-5.0, whole genome shotgun sequence genomic segment:
- the LOC100279962 gene encoding uncharacterized protein isoform X1: MESIAKEFGIKRYNWLVYMDKKNKEQEKRQKEIVKGDPSIKKMSRRERRKASQIEREKEREAARSVGRVSYRDPYREQRRSPSYEAYSRGRRSRSRSRSRSPSHSRRHGRGIHAESNYWSKQKAPRVEYITEFGGSDDTSEPKVSGISPPSSPIRIDIPNRLSGGQILEALHSDPASSLSVEQERTAKLLKPSPSTSSALAKLSKVASGGTGKTPQTEKKETPQERLKRIMSKQLNKQIKKDTAAEIAKKREQERQRQEKLAEVGRYKRRSRSRSLSRSPPRRRRYSRSRSRSRSPRRYRSRSLSSSRSPSRSPRYRSRSRH, encoded by the exons ATGGAAAGTATAGCGAAAGAATTTGGGATAAAAAGATATAACTGGCTTGTTTACATGGATAAAAAAAACAAAGAACAGGAGAAGAGGCAGAAAGAAATTGTTAAAGGCGACCCATCTATA AAAAAAATGAGCCGTAGAGAAAGAAGGAAGGCTTCTCAGATTGAGCGGGAAAAGGAGCGGGAGGCAGCACGTTCTGTTGGAAGGGTATCTTATCGTGATCCTTATAG GGAACAAAGGAGAAGCCCATCATATGAAGCATATTCAAGGGGCAGAAG ATCAAGATCGAGATCAAGATCTCGTTCACCATCCCATTCTAGGCGTCATGGCCGTGGGATACATGCTGAAAGCAATTATTGGAGCAAGCAAAAGGCTCCTAGGGTTGAATATATTACTGAATTTGGAGGTTCCGATGATACCAGTGAACCAAAAGTTTCAGGGATCTCTCCGCCTTCGTCTCCAATACGAATTGACATACCTAACCG GTTGTCTGGTGGTCAAATTCTTGAGGCACTTCACAGTGATCCTGCCTCTTCTTTGTCTGTGGAACAGGAAAGAACTGCAAAACTTTTGAAACCTTCCCCCAG TACATCATCAGCATTAGCTAAACTAAGCAAGGTTGCTTCTGGGGGAACTGGTAAAACTCCCCAGACTGAAAAGAAAGAAACACCACAAGAAAGACTTAAGAGGATAATGAGCAAACAGCTTAACAAGCAAA TTAAAAAGGACACGGCTGCTGAGATTGCCAAGAAACGAGAACAGGAACGACAAAGGCAGGAAAAACTTGCTGAAGTTGGTCGATACAAGCGTCGTAGCCGCAGTAGAAGTCTTAGCCGTTCCCCACCAAG AAGGCGGCGATATAGCAGAAGCCGTAGTAGGAGCAGAAGCCCAAGAAGGTACCGATCCCGCTCGCTCTCCAGTTCCCGGTCGCCCTCTCGCTCTCCAAG GTACCGAAGCAGGTCAAGACACTGA